The Erythrobacter sp. SDW2 region CTTGACCTTCGGAAACTGCGAGAAAACGCCGAGTGCGACGACGGTCGCCACGGCCAGCAGCATGACGCCCCAGAAACCGATACCGCCGATGATCGCGCCGATCACACCGGTGCCGATCCAGATCGCAAACACCGCCAGAGCGACGTTGCGGACTTTCTTCATCAGATTATCACGCTTGAGCCGGGCCGAGCCTTGGCCGATCGAGCTGGCCCGACGGTGGACGCCGCCGTCGCGCTGCAAGGCCAGCGACTGCTTCGCCGCGCTCAGGATCTCGTCGCTCTGGCGGGTCGTGTCGCTCATCAGTTCCCCAGCGACAGCAGCGAGGGTTCCGAAGCGGCAACCTTGGCCTGCGCCTGGGCCTGGCCTTCGGCGCGGGCGATATAGCCCTTGGACTTCTCGACTTCCTGCGTCAGCACGGTGACGGTCTGCTTCATGCTGTCGAGCGCGCGCAGCTTGAAGGTGTCGACCTCGTCCATGGTGTCATAGATGTTCTGGAAGGCGCGCTGCAGCGTTTCCAGCGGAATGGTGCTGGCGGCGGCCTGCTCGTGGATCTTGCCGGTCTGTTCGCGCAGCATGGTGCTGGTCGAATCGATGATGCCGGCGGTGGTGTCGTTAAGCGCGGTGATCTGCTGCAGCACCAAACGCTGGTTGGTCATCGCCTCGCTGACGGTCACCGCCGTACGCAGCGCACCGACCGTGGTGGTGCTGGCGCGGTCGACGCCCTTGACCAGCTCGACATTGTTCTTCTTGACCAGATCGAGCGCGAGATAGCCCTGCACCGAAACAGCCATCTGCGTCAGCAGGTCCTGCGTGCGCTGGCGGACATAGAACAGCGCGGTCTCTCGCACCGCCTTGGCCTTGGCCGGATCGACGCTGTCGAGTTCGTTGGCCTTTTCTTCCAGCCGCTCGTCCAGCGTTCGCGAGATGTGGATCATCTGCTCGAGATTGCCCATCGCTTCCCACAGCTTGGCCCGCTCCACATCGATCGCGGCATTGTCCATCAGCAGCTCGTCCTTGCCATTGGCCAGCTTGCTGAGGATGTCCTGGATGTGCGTCTGCGCGCTCTGGTAGCTGCGGAAATAGCTGTTGAGCTTGTTGCCGAAGGGAATGATGCCGAGGATCTTGCGCGTGCCCGTGAGCTTGCCGCGCTTCGACGGATCGAGGTCCTCGACCACGCTGCGCAGTTCGGCGAGATTGGCACCGACGCCCTCGTCCTTGCTCATTGCCCGCACCGGGCGGTCAAGGAAGCGGTTCGAATGACCGGCGGCGGCAAGGATTTCCTTGCGGCCCATATTGGTGATCTGGTCGACCTTCTTGCCGAACTCGGGTGAGTTGGCATCGACCGACAGCAGGTCATCGACGAAACTGTCGACTTTCTCGTCGAGCTTCGACTTCTGCTCGCTTGTGACCGGGACGAGTCCGGCAGCCTTTTCCGGTGCGATTTCGGGCACCGGGGTCGGCGGGGTCAATTCGAATTCGACGGCGGTCGCGGTCTTGGTCTCGTTCGTGGCCATGGTCCGGTGCAATTCCCTTCTGTGCGTACCTCGGTGAGGCTCACCTTGCTGTATTAAGTGCATAAGACACGCATTTCAAGCCGCGCTCATGCCATTCGTCGGGCACGAGCATACGCCCCGCGAAAGGCAGCGGGCAATAGTTTCTCGGGAACGGCTTCGCTCAGGCCGCTTCGAGCAATTGCAGCGGCTGGATTTCGCCTGACAGATACAGCTTCTTGGCCTTGGCCCGGCTGAGCTTGCCCGACGAGGTTCGTGGCAGGGTCCGCGGCGGGATCAGTTCGACCACGCAGTTCATGCCGGTGACCGATTGCACCTTCTCGCGAATGGTGTCGCGCAGCTTGATCCGTTCGTCCGGGTCGGACACGCGGCAATGCACCAGCACGGCCGGGGCCTCCTCACCGCTCTCGCTCTCGACGCTGAAAGCGGCAATGTCGCCATGGTTGAAGCCCGGCAATTGCTCCACCGCCCATTCGATATCCTGCGGCCAATGGTTCTTGCCGTTGATGATGATCATGTCCTTGGCCCGGCCGACGATGAACAGGTAACCATCGGCCATGTAGCCCATGTCGCCGGTGTCGAGCCAGCCATCGACCAGGCATTCCTCGGTCGCTTCCTCGTTGCGGAAGTATGAGTGCATGACGCTGGGGCCGCGGCACCAGACCTTGCCGATCTGGTGGTCGCCCTTGACCGCGCCGTTTTCGCCGCGGATCTCGACGTCCATATCGGGCAGGGGTTTGCCGCAATTGACAATGGCGCGATAGCGGGCCGGGCGGCTGAGGTCGCGGCGCGTGCCGGACAGGCGCTCTTCCTCCACCAGTTCGACCCGGATGCCTTCGCCCGGAGGCATCACTGTCACTGCCAGCGTCGCTTCGGCGAGGCCGTAGGAGGGGGTGAAGGCGCTGGCCTTGAAACCGGCGGCAGCGAAGGCGTTGACGAACTGCTGCATCACGTCCGGACGGATCATGTCGGCCCCATTGCCGGCCAGCCGCCAGCGCGACAGGTCGAACCGCTCGGCAACATTCGACTGGCTGGAAATGCGGCGAGCGCAAATGTCGTAACCGAAGGTCGGCGAATAGCTCATGGAGTTGCCGGGGTTGCGGCTGATCATGTCCAGCCAGGCCAGCGGGCGGCGTGCGAAGTGCTCGGTCTTGAGATAGTCGGCGCTGACCTGGTTGCCGACCATCGAGAGGAAACAGCCGACCAGACCCATATCGTGATAGAGCGGCAGCCAGCTGACCCCGCGGTCGCCTTCGCCGATGTTCATGGTCGTGGCATGACCGTAGAGATTATGCAGCAAGGCGCGATGGGTGACTGCGACGCCGGTGGGGAAGCGGGTCGAGCCGCTGGAATATTGCAGGTAGCAAATGTCGTCCGGGCCGACCTCGGGGAAGTCGCATTCGGGCGCCTCGCGCTCTGCGAAGCTGGCCCAGTCGGAGCCTTTGCAGCCCTGCTTGGCAACTGCAGCTTCGGCCATCTCGGCGATTTCGGGCGGATAGAGCAGGACCTTCGGGTCGCTGCTCGACAGCTGCACGCCGAGCTGGTCGATGTAACTCTCCTTGCCGCCGAAGGTTGTCGGCAAGGGCAGTGGAACGGGCCAGGCCCCGGCGTAAACGCAACCGCAGAAAAGGGCCATGAATTCAGGCACGGTCTCGGCCACCAGCGCGACACGGTCTTGCTTGCCGACGCCGGCTGCCATCAGGCGGCGCGCCATGGCCTGCGCATCCTGGCGCATCTGCGAATAGGGATAGACCCGCTCCAGCGTGCCCCGCGCATCATGGAAATTCAGTCCCTTTTTGCTGCGCGCAGCGTAGTCGATTGCCTCGTTGAAGGTCGCAAAATCTGACCGTCGCCGCGGCAGCGGACAATCGTTGGGGGTTGGAATCAGCGTGTTATCGGTCATGATCTGTGGCGAAACCCGTATCTTTTCGCGCACTTAGGCGCTTCCTGTCCCTGAACGCGGCGCAATGAACAAAGCCTGCACCGTCACAAAGTTTTCCCATTTGATAATCACTGTGGCACGAATATGGCCGATGCAAGCGAAGCGGCCTTCCCGTCCACGGGCAAAACGCCCGACAAAGCCCCTCGACGAGACGCGGCTGCGCGACCTTGCGCTGGCCTATGTAGCCCGATTTGCGACCAGCGGGGGCAAGCTTGAGGCCTATCTCAAACGCAAGCTGCGCGAGCGCGGCTGGGAAGGCGAGGCCGAGCCGGATGTCGCTGCGCTGGTCACCCGTTATACCGAACTTGGCTACGTCGACGATGCGGCCTACGCGCGCGCCAAGAGCGGCGACCTGTTGCGACGTGGCTATGGCCCGCGCCGGGTGTCGCAGGCGCTGGGTCAGGCGGGCATTGGCGAGGACCTGCGGGCATCGGTTGCCGCCAGCGCGCATGAAGCGAGGGCAGCAGCGCTGCAGCTGGCCCGCAAGCGACGCTTCGGACCTTTTGCCGGCGAACCCGCCGACAGGGCGCTTCGCGAAAAGCAGCTTGCGGCGATGATACGTGCGGGGCATGGCTTCGACATTGCACGGGCGGTGCTCGAAGCCGCCAGCGAAGACGAGGCAGAGGCATGGGTCAGCGAAGCGATCGAGTAGTGGCATTTCTGGGTGCGGCACTGGCAACTGCCGGATTGCTGGCTTGCTCGCCGCAAGCCGGGGCGGAGGTTGCTGCGAAGGCCGAGGCGAGCGCGCCGGCGACACATCCGATCTCGGGTCTCGCGATCATTCCGGTGACCGTGACTAGTGGCGAGAAAGTTCACACCTTCCGCACGGAGGTCGCTGCTACCGGCCCGGAACAGGCCAAGGGTTTGATGTTCCGCACCGAACTCGCGCCCGACGAAGCGATGATCTTCCCGCGCGAGGTGGCAGAGCCCGCGCGGTTCTGGATGAAGAACACCCCGATCCCGCTCGACATCATCTTCATCGGCCCGGATCGGCGCATCGCCAATATCGCGGCGATGACCGTCCCCTACTCGCTCGACGGGGTCGAGTCGCAAGGCGCGGTGATCGCGGTCTTCGAGATTGCTGGGGGGCGCGCTGCCGAACTCGGCATCCAGCCTGGCGATAAAGTGGACTGGTAAGGGCGGAATGGATGCGGGAAGGGTGAAGTTGCACCTTGGCCCGCTCCGTCCAATCCGCTAATCGCCCCTCGCAATGAGCATTCTCGGCAAGATCTTCACCTGGTGGGATGGGGCGACCATCGGCACCCATTTGTGGACCGCACGCAAGGGCGAGCACGTCGGCACCGACGCGCAGGGTAACAAGTATTACCGCTCGAAAGCGAAAGAAGGCCAGCGGGAGCGTCGCTGGGTAATCTATGACGGCCCGAATGACGCCAGTCGCGTGCCCGTCGAATGGCACGGTTGGCTCCACGGTTCGTTCGAGGATGTCCCCGAAAGCTTCCTGCCGCCGCCGCGCATCTGGGAAGTGGACTACACCCCCAATGCCACCGGCACGGCTGCAGCCTATCGGCCGCAAGGCGCGCTGGAACGCGGAGGCAAGCGGGCCAAGGCTGTCGGCGATTACGAAGCCTGGAGCCCGGACGCCTGAACATGCGTTCGGCTGCGATCCTCCTCGGCGCGCTGGCGCTCCCTGCTTGTGACAGCGCGCCGCCGAAGCCCGAAGCGGTCGCCACCGAAGTGCCGGAGGAATTGCAGACCAGCAATACCGCCCGGATCGCCGCCGATGTCGAGGGGGCAACCCCGATGATCGAGCGCGTCGCCACCATCGGCCTGCTCAACAAGCGCAACAATATCTCGCGGGATCTGGTGATGAAGCCGGGCGAATCGCGCCGCGTCGGCGACATCATCGTCCGCGTCTCCGCCTGCGAGCGCACCGCGCCGTGGGAAATGCCGCAGGAAACCGGCGCCTTCGTTCAGGTCCTGGTCGAAGGCAAGGGTGACGACGCCGGCAACTGGCGCAAGATCTTCTCTTCGTGGATGTTCAAGAGCTCGCCCAGCCTCGCGGTGGTCGAGCACCCGATCTACGATGTGTGGGTCAAGGATTGCGCGATGCGGTATCCGGGTGAAGCGGCACCTGCTGCCCCCGACCCGTCGCCATCCGCCACGCCGTCGGCATCGCCCTCCGCTACGTCGACGACCGCCGAATAGGCTTCCGGTAGAGTCAATGGCTGAGTGCCGCGCGCGGCATCGAGCAGTTCCAGATATCGCTTCTGCGGGATCTCGATCGCGCCCAGGGAGGCCAGATGACCTGTCATGAACTGGCAGTCGAACAGCACGCAGCCAGCCCTTTCGAGCAAGGCCAGGAGCCAGCCGAGCGCGACTTTCGAGGCATCTCGCCTGCGACTGAACATGCTTTCGCCGCAGAACACCCGGTCGAACGCGACACCGTAGACCCCGCCCACCAGCTCGCCGTCCTGCCAGCATTCGATCGAATGGGCGTGCCCGGCAGCGAAGAGTTGGCGATAGCTGGCGACAATCCGCTCGCTGATCCAGCTTTCGGGATGCCCGGGACGCGGGGCCGCACAGGCCCGGACCACGCCTTCGAAGTCCTGGTCGACGGTGACCTTGAACCGCTCTTGCCGGATTACCCGCGCCAGCGAGCGCGAGCAATGGAAGCCGCCGATGGGGATAATCGCCCGTTCGCGCGGTTCGACCCAGAAGACTTCCTGGTCCTCGCGGCTGTCAGCCATGGGGAAAATGCCATTGCGATAGGCCAGCAGCAGCAGGTCCACCGGGATCGCATCGGGGCGCTGGCTGGAACGGGGGGCATGCATGGCTTTCCGCTTATGCCACCGCGCCCGTCGCGCCGCCATGGCGAAACGCGACAATTGAGGCTTGCGCGAGCGGGGCGCTTTGCCCTAGAGGCCCGGCTCCCTGCAGGGGTGTAGCTCAGTTGGTAGAGCATCGGTCTCCAAAACCGAGGGTCATGGGTTCGAGTCCCTTCGCCCCTGCCATTCCCTCCATTTCGTTCCAGTCCGACGTGGGGTCTGTCCCGATCGCCGCTTGCCCTGGCGGGCTTGCGCTCCATCGCGCGGGGATGATCCGGTGACCGTTTGAAAGCTTTTCGTCGGGAAAGCTGAACGGCCCGCAACTGGGCGATTCAGCTTTCTGCAAGACGAAGCGTGCGATTCCATCGATGAACCGAATAGGGGTTCGAATCGGATAGGAGCAGCACCTTGAGCAGTTACACGTTCCGCAGCAGCCGTCCCGACGCCTGGACCAGCCCGCGCCCCTTCAGCGACGCCAGCACCCGCTATATGGCCTATGGCCCGGTCCAGCCGATGCAGCAGCCCGGCATTCTCGCGCGATTGTTCGGGTTCCACTGAGCCACCAGGATGGTGCCCGAGGCAAAAAGGGGCGGGATGTCTTTGCGACATCCCGCCCCTTCCTTCTTGGTGCCATCCTTACGATGGAAGCCGCTCCCTAGCGGCAATGTGTTGAACTTTCGTGTCTAGTATTCGTTGGGTTCTTCGGGCGTATCGGCCGTGTGGGTCGGACCGGCGGTCTTGTCACCCTGCGCGAGCTTGAACACCACGCCGCTCAGCAGTGCGAGGGCCAGCAGGTTGGGCAGGGCCATCGCGGCGTTGGAAATGTCGCCCAGGCGCCAGATCAGCGTCAGGTCCTGAGTCGAGCCGACATAGATTGCCACGCACCACAGCACGCGCCAGATCATGTGCAGCGCCTTCTCGCCCCCGCGAGTCGAGCCAGGGACACGATCGTAGATGAAGGTGATCGCCCGCTCGCCATAATAGCTCCACGTCAGCAGCGTGGTGAAGACGAACAGGATCAGCGCAATCGAAGCGATCAGAGTGCCAAGCGGGATGCTCGCAATCTCCAGCGGGAACGCGGCGGCAAAGGCGCCGCTGGTCATGGCGAAACCCTGCAAGTCGGACTGCCAGGCATGCGTGACCTGCTGGCCGGCCCCGGTGAAATTGCCCTCGACCGTCAGGATCACCAGCGCGGTCATGGTGCAGATCACGATGGTATCGATGAAGGTGCCGAGCATGGCCATGCGGCCTTGCTGTTCCGGATCGTCGGTCTGCGCCACGGCGTGGGCAATCGGGGTAGAGCCCTGGCCGGCCTCGTTGGAGAACAGGCCGCGCGCGACACCCGCGCGGATGGCAATGATGATGGCTGCACCGACAAAGCCGCCGCTGGCCGCCTGCGGGTTGAAGGCGCCGTAGAAGATGCGGCCGAAGGTTTCCGGGATGTCCTGGATATCGAGCAGGATCGCGATCAGCGCCATGACGACATAGGCGCCGGCCATGAAGGGCACGATCTTCTCGGCCACATTGCCGATCGACTTGATGCCGCCGATGATGACGATGAAAACCAGCACGGAGACAATCAGCCCGCCCAGCCATTCCTCGATTCCGAACAGTTCGTTGAGCCCGTCGGCGACCGCATTGGCCTGGATGCCGTTGCCGGTCACCAGCGCGCTGAATAGCGTGCCGAGGCAGAAGACGATGGCGAGCCAGGTCCACTTTGGCCCCAGTCCCATCATGATGTAGCTCATCGGTCCGCCGCGATAGACGCCGTCACTGGTCTTTTCACGATAACGGATGGCGAGCGAACCTTCGGCAAAGGCCAGCGCCATGCCGATCAGCGCGGTGATCCACATCCAGAAGATCGCCCCCGGTCCGCCCAGCGCGATAGCGGTGGCGACCCCGGCAAGGTTGCCGGTCCCGACCTGGCCCGAAAGCGCGGTCGACAGCGCCGCGAAGGGCGAAATCTCGCCCGAGCCCGAGCCCTTGCGCCCCGCAAACAGGCCCTTGAAAGCACTGCCCAGCTTGAGGATCGGGTAGAACCGCAGGCCGGCCATGATCCACAGGCCGGTGCCTAACAGGATGACGACCATTGGTGGAAAGGGAAGGACTTCCTCTCCGTTCCACAGGCCGACCCAGATGAAATCTGAAACATTGGTGACGTGGTCAAGCAGTGTGACCGCGCCGCTTTCGGTAGCTGCCATGGAGGCTCCCCTGAGATATTCTGTGGACGTGATCCAGGATCGGCGGACCACTGCGTCAGGCCCCGCAGGCTAGGGGCATGCGGCAAGCGCTGCAACCCCGCTTGCTTTTGGCGTGCGTCGCCACTAGATGCGGTCGGGCCTCCCGACATCGGAGACTCACTTGCCCCTCCCGGACCTGTCCGGGGCGGCGATGAGCCCTACCCGGAAGGCAAGGAACACTTTTGCGAGCGAGAGCGGCCATGGCCGAAGAAACCACGAAGAAGAAAACCTCCCCCGGCGAATTCATTCGTCAGGTACGCAGCGAAACTTCCAAGGTCGTCTGGCCGACCCGCGAGGAAACCGTCCGTACGGCGATGTTCGTCGGCCTGCTGGTCGTGGTCCTGTCGCTGTTCTTCCTCGGGATCGATTCGGTCTTCAGCGCGATCGTCAACTGGCTGATGACTCTCGCTTGATTTTCGGGGCCAGATCCGCGGCTCCTTTGCGTTACTCCAAGATACGGGAATACTGATGGCACGCTGGTACATCATCCACGCCTATTCGGGCTTCGAGAACAAGGTGCGTGACGCGATCATCGCCGAAGCCGAGCGCCTGGGCCTGTCGGAAGCGGTCGAGGACGTTCAGGTCCCCACCGAGACGGTGACCGAGGTGAAGCGCGGCAAGAAGGTGCAGGTCGAGCGCAAGTTCATGCCCGGCTATGTCCTGGCCAAGCTCAAGATGACCGATGATGTCTATCACCTGGTCAAGAACACGCCGAAAGTGACCGGCTTCCTCGGCAACAACAACAAGCCGCAGCCGATCAGCGAGCGTGAGGCCGCGCGCTATTTCGGCGGTGTCGAGGAAGCCAAGGCCGCGCCCAAGCGCGACATCAGCGTCGATTACGAAATCGGCGACAGCGTCAAGGTGCTCGACGGCCCCTTCGCCAGCTTCAACGGCGTGGTGGAAGAGCTCGATTTCGACAAGGCCAAGGTCAAGGTCTCGGTCTCGATCTTCGGCCGCGCCACCCCGGTCGAGCTCGACTTCGAACAGGTCGAACTGGTCAAGTAAACCCGCAAGACAGCGTTTTGGAAAAGCCCGCCGGGAAGCCGGCGGGCTTTTTGCGTTGCGCTGCGGGGCGGATCATGAGTTCATTCTCGCGATCACAGTAAATACCGGCTTTAGGCAATATTTAGGAATGTAACATATGGCTTCGCCGTCGGGTGGGCAGGGGCTGATTGGATCCCTTGTGCTACCCTTGCGAGGGGTCCAGTATGAGTACCATCGAAGACGTTGCCCGCCAGCTTCAGGCTGAAGTGCATGTGGAGGAAGCGGCTCCGGCGGCCCACGGGTTCGCCGGCTTCAATGCCTGGTTCGGCAACCTGCCCCTGTCGCGCAAGCTCGCCGCCGTGTTCGGCAGCTTTCTGGCCATCTTCGTGATCATGGCGGTGGTACTGGGGCTGGGGATGTCAGTCCTGTACACGCGCTCGATGGCTTCGGGCGAAGTGCAGGGTGCGGTCAAGGCCTCGGCCGACCTGCGCAGCACCACCGGCGAGTTCCGTTACAATGCGGTGCGCTTCATATTTGCGCGAGAGAAAGGCGTGCTGGACCGCCAGAAGGAGGTCTACGCCAAGGCGGAGGACGAGCTCGCCGCCATCGAAGCGGTGGTGATCGAGCATCTGCCCGACTCATCGGCGCAGCTTGAGCAAATGGAGGCCGCATTCGCTTCCTACGAAGCCAAGTTCGACGAGCTTGTCGCCAATATCGCGCGCGAAGGGGCGAGCAAACGGTCGAGCGACCTCGCGTTCGAACTCTCCGCGCAGGGCGATGCGCTTTACAAGCAAACCGATGCTTTCGAGACCAGCCTCGTCGCCAGCGCCCGATCGATGGACGAAGCGAGCCTCTCCTATTTTTACACGCTGATGACCGCACTGGTGGTTGCGGCGGTGCTCGCCGGGGTGATCCTGGTCATCGGTTTCCGTGCCCTGTCCCGCCAGTATGCCGCCAAGATCGGCGAAATCACCAGTGGGATGACGCGCCTTGCAAAGGGCGACCGTCATTTCGAAATCGACGGTATCGAGCGCCGTGACGAAGTCGGCGAAATGCTGCGCGCCATCGCCCTGTTCAAGAAGGCCAACATCCGCCTGGAACAATGGGCCGCCGAACGCGCCGAGCGCGCCAAGGCAGAAGTCGAGCAGCAGGAACGCGCCCGCGCCGAACAGCGCCGGGTGCTGGTCGAACTGGCCGACCAGTTCGAGCGCACCGTGGGCGACGTTGTCAGCGGGGTCGCCGCAGCTTCGAGCCAGCTCAAGGGCACCGCAGGGGCGATGGCAGGTGCTGCCGAGGAATCGACCCGCCAGACCGCGCAAGTCGTTCACTCGATGGCCGAGGCCAATGCCGGTGCCAATGCCGCCGCGGCCGCGAGTGACGAATTCGCCATGTCGATTGGCGAGATCAGCCGCCAGGCTGCCGATTCGGCGGAACTGGCACGCGAAGCCACGGGAACGGCCGCGGAAGCCGACGCAACCATTTCGGCCCTGTCCGTATCGGCCGAGGAAATCGGCCAGATCGTCGACATGATCCAGTCCATCGCCCAGCGGACCAACCTGCTGGCACTCAACGCGTCGATCGAGGCGGCGCGCGGCGGGGAAGCCGGTCGCGGCTTTGCCGTCGTCGCCTCGGAAGTGAAGGAACTGGCGACCCAGACCAGCCAGGCAACCGAGAAAGTGGCCGGCAAGATTGCCGCCATCCAGGATTCGACCGGCGCCAGCGTCAAGGCCCTGCGCCGGATCGCCGACCAGATCGGCCAGCTCGAATCGACGGCAATCTCCATCGCCAGTGCGGTCGACCAGCAGTCTGTCGCGGGGCAGGATCTAGCGCGCAGTATCGACATGGCCGCACGTGCGACCAATTCGGTCACCACCCATATCGAGGATGTGCGCGAACTGTCGCTATCGACTGGTGCGGCGGCAAGCCAGGTGCTGGCCTCGTCGACCGAACTGGAACAGCAGGCCGAAGACCTGCGCGGCGAAGTCGAAGGCTTCCTCGCGAGTATCCGGGCGGGATAGACAGCCCCTGCGTGCCTTCGCGCGCGGTGGTCAGAACTGCTCGAGGTTGAAAAGGCAGGCCGCTTCCCCGCCGCCATTTTGCAGGCACATGCCGTAGGCCGCCAGTTCCGCCTCGTCGACATCGTAGGATTGCGCTCCACCGACCTGCCCGCATCCTATCGGTCCACCGGGGCAACAGTCGCTGCAATAGGTTCTCACCCGCGTGATGCCGCTGGTATTCGTTGGCACCGGCCCATAGGGATTGGGCAGCAGGCCCGGCCGCATGGCGGCCAGTTGTTGTGGAGCCTGTTGCGGCACGGGTTGGGGAGCGGGGTCGCTCGTCTGCGCGGGCGCAGGTGTTAAGGATGCCACGGTGCTTGGGCCTGGCGCGGATTCGGGCCCGTCCTTGCTGCCGCCGGCCTGTTCACGCCCCTCGATAACCCCATCCTCCTTGCCTTGAGCCGGCTCGCTGTCCTCGGTGTAGAACAGGAAGATCAGCGTCGCGACGAAGAAGGCGGCCCCGCCCGTGGCCGGGAAACTGGCGCCAAGCGGTTTGAACTTTTCTCCGCTAATGTTGAGCGAGTTGGGCAACAGACTTGCTGCAGTAACGCCGATTCCCAAGGCAGTTAGGGCGTAAACTAACGCCTTGGTCCGGGCCGAACCGTCCAGTCCAGCCTCCTGTGTCAACAGCGAAAAGCCCAATACGATGATGAACAGGCCGACAACCAGGCCGCCGATCCGCGCTGCTGCTGAATGCATTATTGTTGCCTCCCACCGCGCAATTGCAGTCTCATCGTATCACCGATCGTGACTATTGCGAAGAAGTCGCTGCTCCGGGCAGTTGCCGGCCTGATGGACGACCCGCAAACCCCTTGCATTCCCCGCGCATTTCGCTATGCGCGCGCCTTCCCTGACATCGATCGGGAAACCCACGCGGGAGGCTCGGGCTCCGGGCCGCTGACCGCTTACCATGAGCTGCGGCTGGCAACAGGCGCAGCAAAAGTGAGAAAAGGAGTGGCCCCATGGCCAAGAAGATCGACGGCTATATCAAGCTGATGGTGCCTGCCGGCACCGCCAATCCCTCGCCTCCGCTCGGGCCGGCACTCGGCCAGCGCGGCGTGAACATCATGGAATTCTGCAAGGCCTTCAACGCCGCGACCGACAGCCTCGAAAAGGGCGCGCCGATCCCGACCGTGATCACCGTCTATGCGGACCGTTCGTTCACCTTCATCACCAAGCAGCCTTCGGCCACCTACCTGATCAAGAAGGTCGCCAAGCTCAAGTCGGGCTCGAAGGAGCCGGGCAAGGTTTCGGCCGGGACCATCACCCAGGGCCAGCTGAAGGAAATCGCCGAACTGAAGATGGCGGATCTCAACGCCAACGATATCGACCAGGCCATGAAGATCATCGAAGGCTCGTGCCGCTCGATGGGCCTCAGCGTGGTGGAGGGCTAAGATCATGGCAACCGTAACCAAGAAGGCGAAGCTGCTGGCCGAAAAGCTGGATGGCGAAAAGCTCTACACCGTCGACGAAGCGCTCAGCACGCTGCGCGAATATGCGTCGAAGAAGTTCGACGAAACCGTCGAAGTGGCGATGAACCTGGGCGTCGACCCGCGTCACGCCGACCAGATGGTCCGCGGCATGGTGTCGCTCCCGGCCGGTACCGGCAAGGACGTCCGCGTCGCCGTGTTCGCCCGTGGCGACAATGCCGACAAGGCGCTGGCCGCCGGAGCCGACAAGGTCGGGGCCGAAGACCTGATGGAAGACATGCAGGCCGGCAATCTCGATTACGACCGCGTCATCGCCACGCCGGACATGATGGGCGTCGTCGGCCGTCTCGGCAAGGTGCTGGGTCCGAAGGGCCTGATGCCGAACCCCAAGCTCGGCACGGTGACCCCGAAC contains the following coding sequences:
- the secE gene encoding preprotein translocase subunit SecE, with translation MAEETTKKKTSPGEFIRQVRSETSKVVWPTREETVRTAMFVGLLVVVLSLFFLGIDSVFSAIVNWLMTLA
- the nusG gene encoding transcription termination/antitermination protein NusG; this translates as MARWYIIHAYSGFENKVRDAIIAEAERLGLSEAVEDVQVPTETVTEVKRGKKVQVERKFMPGYVLAKLKMTDDVYHLVKNTPKVTGFLGNNNKPQPISEREAARYFGGVEEAKAAPKRDISVDYEIGDSVKVLDGPFASFNGVVEELDFDKAKVKVSVSIFGRATPVELDFEQVELVK
- a CDS encoding methyl-accepting chemotaxis protein; this encodes MSTIEDVARQLQAEVHVEEAAPAAHGFAGFNAWFGNLPLSRKLAAVFGSFLAIFVIMAVVLGLGMSVLYTRSMASGEVQGAVKASADLRSTTGEFRYNAVRFIFAREKGVLDRQKEVYAKAEDELAAIEAVVIEHLPDSSAQLEQMEAAFASYEAKFDELVANIAREGASKRSSDLAFELSAQGDALYKQTDAFETSLVASARSMDEASLSYFYTLMTALVVAAVLAGVILVIGFRALSRQYAAKIGEITSGMTRLAKGDRHFEIDGIERRDEVGEMLRAIALFKKANIRLEQWAAERAERAKAEVEQQERARAEQRRVLVELADQFERTVGDVVSGVAAASSQLKGTAGAMAGAAEESTRQTAQVVHSMAEANAGANAAAAASDEFAMSIGEISRQAADSAELAREATGTAAEADATISALSVSAEEIGQIVDMIQSIAQRTNLLALNASIEAARGGEAGRGFAVVASEVKELATQTSQATEKVAGKIAAIQDSTGASVKALRRIADQIGQLESTAISIASAVDQQSVAGQDLARSIDMAARATNSVTTHIEDVRELSLSTGAAASQVLASSTELEQQAEDLRGEVEGFLASIRAG
- the rplK gene encoding 50S ribosomal protein L11, with protein sequence MAKKIDGYIKLMVPAGTANPSPPLGPALGQRGVNIMEFCKAFNAATDSLEKGAPIPTVITVYADRSFTFITKQPSATYLIKKVAKLKSGSKEPGKVSAGTITQGQLKEIAELKMADLNANDIDQAMKIIEGSCRSMGLSVVEG
- the rplA gene encoding 50S ribosomal protein L1, which translates into the protein MATVTKKAKLLAEKLDGEKLYTVDEALSTLREYASKKFDETVEVAMNLGVDPRHADQMVRGMVSLPAGTGKDVRVAVFARGDNADKALAAGADKVGAEDLMEDMQAGNLDYDRVIATPDMMGVVGRLGKVLGPKGLMPNPKLGTVTPNVEQAVKDAKAGQVEFRVEKQGIIHSGIGKLSFKDEDLKKNFAALTDAVVKAKPSGSKGKYVRKVTLTSSMGPGLKVDLAEVEGA